Genomic DNA from Mycobacteroides chelonae CCUG 47445:
CACATGAGGTTCTCCAGGTCGCGGGCGACATCACGCTCAGTGCGCCCAGGCCGGATCCCGCCCGTCTCGATCAAGGCAGATAACGCGGTATCTGCTGCAGCGCAGGCTCTTTCGAGGAGGAGTACCTCGGATTCATCCTTCACTTCCCGGAGTTTCTCCACCCGGTTCGGAGCCCGGATCAGCTCGACGTCCCCGGCCGCCGCACTCAATTTGTCGAATCCGTCGACGGTGACCACGTGGCTTTCGAATCCCGCGCGCCCGGCGGCGGCCGACGCGATCAGCGCCGCGCCGTAGCCACGGTCGATCAGCGCGCGCAGATCCGGAACCTGCGCGGCGGCTTGGGTGCGGTAGCGGCCATCGGTGCACAACACGGTCGCCTTCTCATCCGCTCCGTCGCCCGCGGCCACCCAAAGCGCTGCGGCGGACCCCGTGAAACCCGTCAGATAGCGAATGTTGACCAGGTCGGTGATCAGAAGCGCATCGAGTCCGTCGGCGCGCAGTCCCTCACGCAGTCGTTCCCGGCGATCGATATGGCTGAGGACGGTCGTCATAGGTGTCGACGGTACCGCGATACGCTGGGCCCATGCCCGAAGCTGGAACACGTTCCATGACCGCGCAATGGCTTACCCGTGGCGCCGTCTTCGCCGTCTTTATGGTGCTGGTCCGCGTGATACAGGGCCTGGCCATCAGTGTCTGGGAGACCCACGGCACCCTCATCAACATCACGCTGGTTCTGGTGTTCGTCGCAGCGGTGGTGGTCTGGGCGATCACCGACGGCCGCGGCGATGCCCGGCGCAACCCCGATCCGGACCGCCGTGAAGATCTGGCCATGTGGTGGCTGCTGGGTGGCATCTTCGCCGGGGCGGTCAGCGGCCTGGTGATCTGGCTGATCAGCCTGTTCAACGAGGGGATCTACGCGGCGGGCATCCTGGCCGAGCTCACCACCACCGCGGCATTCGTGGCGCTGCTGGTGTTCGGACCCGCCATGGTCGGCGTATTCGCGGGCCGACTGCTAGTGGACCGCAAGGAAAAGGAGCACGCCGCGCTGCAGCAGTCGGATACCGACGTGTTCCAGGCGGTTCAGGACGAAGTGGACGTCACGAAGTAGCGCAGCGCCAGCAGGTATCCCTGCACGCCGAGCCCGACAATCACCCCGGTGGCCAACGCACTGAGGTACGACTTGTGCCGAAACTCTTCGCGTGCATACACATTCGAGATATGCACCTCGATCAATCCGGCCGTCAATTCGGCACACGCATCCCGTAGTGCAACCGATGTGTGGGTGAATGCGCCCGCATTCAGGATCACCGGATCCTTGGCGTCGGCGGCATCGTGAATCCAGCCGAGCAATTCGGCTTCGCTGTCGGTCTGCCGCACCTGGACATCCACACCCAACGAGTCCGCTTCGGCCTGGACGAATGACACCAGCTCCTCATAGGTGACGCTGCCGTAGACGGCGGCCTCCCGCTTACCAAGGCGGCCAAGATTGGGGCCGTTGAGAACCTGGATCGTCACAACATCACTCCCTCACCAGTGGTCGGACCTGCCACCACCGAGTACGCGGCGGCCAGCAGTGACGGGTCGGGGCCTTCCAGTCGTCCCGGCTTGGCCAACCCGTCAAGCACCACGAATCGCAGTATGCCCGAGCGGGTCTTCTTATCGCCCTGCATCGATTCGACGAGCTGTCCCAGCGCGTCGGCGTCATAACGTGTCGGCAATCCGAGCGCCGAGAGCACCCGCGCGTGGCGATCGGCGGTCTCGTCGTCCAGACGTCCGGCCAAGCGCCCCAGTTCGGCTGCGAATACCAGACCGACCGACACGGCAGCGCCGTGGCGCCACCGGTACCGCTCACGTCGCTCGATGGCATGACCGAGGGTGTGACCGTAGTTGAGGATCTCGCGTAGCTCGGCTTCCTTCTCGTCGGCGGCCACCACCTTGGCCTTGACCGCGATGGAACGTTCGATGAGCTCGCGCAGCACCGGCTTCGACGGATCGATCGCGGCCTCCGGGTCGGCCTCGATGAGCTCAAGGATGACCGGGTCGGCGATGAATCCTGCCTTCACCACTTCGGCCATACCGGCGACGATTTCGTTGCGCGGCAACGAGTCGAGCGTCGCCAGGTCCACCAGCACCGCCCCCGGCTGATGGAATGCGCCGACGAGGTTTTTACCCGCCTCGGTGTTGATGCCCGTCTTGCCGCCGACCGCGGCATCGACCATCGCGAGCAGCGTGGTGGGTACGTGCACCACCTTCACGCCGCGTAACCAGGTGGCGGCGGCGAAGCCGGCGGTGTCGGTGGCGGCCCCTCCCCCCAGGCTGACGACGGCGTCTTTGCGCCCGATGCCGATGCGGCCCAGTACCTCCCAGATGAATCCGAGCACGGCCAGATCCTTGCCCGCCTCGGCGTCGGGAATCTCGACCCGATGCGCATCGATTCCGGTGTCGGCCAGGGTCTTCCGAATTTCCTCGGCGGTCGCCGCGAGGGTGGGCTGATGCAGTATCGCCACCTTGTCGGAGCCCTTGAGCGCGCCCACCAACTCACCCAGTAGACCCGTTCCCACGATAACCGGGTAGGGCGGGTTCACCTCGACGGTGATCGTCGTCGGCTCGGCGCTAGTCATTGTCGGCTCTTCCTTTAGTTTCGGTTCCGGGGGTATCGCTCTTGGTTGCCGCGGGAGTACCGGAGGTACGGCGCCGCGATCGGGGACGTCGTCGGGGGCGTCGCCGCCGTGAGGAAGCTGTGGTGCCAGCCTCTGGGTTCTCCAACCGGGACACGATGGTCCGGACCACTGCGCCGGGATTTCGCCTGTCGGTGTTGACCTTGATGGTGGCGACCTCTCGGTACAGCGGAACTCGCTGCGAGATGAGGGCGTGGTACTTCTCGGCGCGGTCCGGCCCAGCCAGCAGCGGACGCACCACGCTTCCTCCGGTGCGTCGGATTCCTTCCGCGGCACTGATTTCCAGGTACACCACGGTATGCCCCGTGAGTGCTTCCCGGACGCCTGGAGTGAGCACGGCGCCACCGCCGAGCGAGACCACCCCGTCCTGCTGATCAAGCGCCTGCCGAATCACCGATTCTTCGATACGCCGGAATTCCGGCTCCCCATCGGTGGCGAAGATGTCGGCGATGGTGCGGCCGGCCTGCGCCTCGATGCCGATGTCGGTGTCATAGACGTTGACGTTCAACGCTTTTGCCAGGCGACGGCCGATGGTGGACTTACCCGATCCGGGCAGTCCGACAAGGACGGCTTTGGGGCTCATCCCGCTGTGTTAGCCGCTCTTCGCGCAAGCTGCTCATCGGAAGACTCTTGGCGTGGCTCCCGCTGCGCCACCGCGTCCAGGTACGCGCCGACGTTGGTCTTCGTCTCGGACAGCGAGTCTCCACCGAACTTTTCCAGTGCGGCACGGGCAACCACCAGCGCAACCATCGCCTCGGCGACCACGCCAGCGGCCGGGACCGCGCACACGTCGGAGCGCTGGTGAATCGCGACCGCCTCGTCGCCGGTGGACATGTCCACGGTCGCCAACGCCCGCGGCACGGTGGAGATGGGCTTCATCGCCGCCCGCACCCGCAGCGGCTGACCGTTGGTCATGCCACCTTCCAGCCCGCCGGCGCGATTGGTGGAGCGCAGGATGCCGTCGGGGCCGGGGTAAATCTCGTCGTGCGCGGCGCTGCCCCGTCGGCGCGCGGTGGTGAAACCGTCACCGATCTCCACGCCCTTGATCGCCTGGATACCCATGATCGCTGCCGCCAGTTGGCTGTCCAGCCGGTCGTGTCCACTGATGAACGAACCGAGTCCCACGGGCAGACCGGCGACCACTACCTCGACCACGCCACCGAGGGTGTCGCCGTCCTTCTTGGCGGCCTCGATCTCGCTGATCATCGAAGACTGAGCCTGCTCGCCAAATGCCCGCACCGGGCTGGCGTCGATGGCATCCAGGTCGGCGGCGCCCGGAACCGGACCTTCGTAGGGCTCGGAGTCGCCGATGGAGATGACGTGCGAGATGACATCGACTCCCAGGGCCTGCTTCAGGAAAGCCTTGGCAAGGGTGCCCACCGCCACACGCGCCGCGGTCTCGCGCGCACTGGCCCGCTCGAGCACCGGGCGCGCGTCAT
This window encodes:
- a CDS encoding B-4DMT family transporter; the encoded protein is MPEAGTRSMTAQWLTRGAVFAVFMVLVRVIQGLAISVWETHGTLINITLVLVFVAAVVVWAITDGRGDARRNPDPDRREDLAMWWLLGGIFAGAVSGLVIWLISLFNEGIYAAGILAELTTTAAFVALLVFGPAMVGVFAGRLLVDRKEKEHAALQQSDTDVFQAVQDEVDVTK
- the aroQ gene encoding type II 3-dehydroquinate dehydratase; protein product: MTIQVLNGPNLGRLGKREAAVYGSVTYEELVSFVQAEADSLGVDVQVRQTDSEAELLGWIHDAADAKDPVILNAGAFTHTSVALRDACAELTAGLIEVHISNVYAREEFRHKSYLSALATGVIVGLGVQGYLLALRYFVTSTSS
- a CDS encoding shikimate kinase, encoding MSPKAVLVGLPGSGKSTIGRRLAKALNVNVYDTDIGIEAQAGRTIADIFATDGEPEFRRIEESVIRQALDQQDGVVSLGGGAVLTPGVREALTGHTVVYLEISAAEGIRRTGGSVVRPLLAGPDRAEKYHALISQRVPLYREVATIKVNTDRRNPGAVVRTIVSRLENPEAGTTASSRRRRPRRRPRSRRRTSGTPAATKSDTPGTETKGRADND
- a CDS encoding M24 family metallopeptidase, which translates into the protein MTTVLSHIDRRERLREGLRADGLDALLITDLVNIRYLTGFTGSAAALWVAAGDGADEKATVLCTDGRYRTQAAAQVPDLRALIDRGYGAALIASAAAGRAGFESHVVTVDGFDKLSAAAGDVELIRAPNRVEKLREVKDESEVLLLERACAAADTALSALIETGGIRPGRTERDVARDLENLMCEHGADGASFETIVAAGSHSAIPHHRPTDAVLATGDFVKIDFGALVAGYHSDMTRTLVLGSVSPWQQEIYELVLVAQAAGREALAPGASLKGVDAAARDVIAAAGYGQNFGHGLGHGVGLQIHEAPGIGAGATGTLLAGSAVTVEPGVYLPDRGGVRIEDTLVVRPDGPELLTRFPKELTVIN
- the aroC gene encoding chorismate synthase, translating into MLRWITAGESHGRALVAVLEGMVAGVELTSEDIGRQLARRRLGYGRGARMAFEADQVTMLGGVRHGLTLGGPVAIEVGNTEWPKWETVMSPDPVDPAELENIARNAPLTRPRPGHADYAGMLKYGFDDARPVLERASARETAARVAVGTLAKAFLKQALGVDVISHVISIGDSEPYEGPVPGAADLDAIDASPVRAFGEQAQSSMISEIEAAKKDGDTLGGVVEVVVAGLPVGLGSFISGHDRLDSQLAAAIMGIQAIKGVEIGDGFTTARRRGSAAHDEIYPGPDGILRSTNRAGGLEGGMTNGQPLRVRAAMKPISTVPRALATVDMSTGDEAVAIHQRSDVCAVPAAGVVAEAMVALVVARAALEKFGGDSLSETKTNVGAYLDAVAQREPRQESSDEQLARRAANTAG
- the aroB gene encoding 3-dehydroquinate synthase — protein: MTSAEPTTITVEVNPPYPVIVGTGLLGELVGALKGSDKVAILHQPTLAATAEEIRKTLADTGIDAHRVEIPDAEAGKDLAVLGFIWEVLGRIGIGRKDAVVSLGGGAATDTAGFAAATWLRGVKVVHVPTTLLAMVDAAVGGKTGINTEAGKNLVGAFHQPGAVLVDLATLDSLPRNEIVAGMAEVVKAGFIADPVILELIEADPEAAIDPSKPVLRELIERSIAVKAKVVAADEKEAELREILNYGHTLGHAIERRERYRWRHGAAVSVGLVFAAELGRLAGRLDDETADRHARVLSALGLPTRYDADALGQLVESMQGDKKTRSGILRFVVLDGLAKPGRLEGPDPSLLAAAYSVVAGPTTGEGVML